CGCGTAAATACCTGCAGAGATTTGACGGACATAGCCCGCACGGACTAAAAGAGCATGTGAGATAACTTGTGCATCGCTTGGCATTTCGCGAAGCGTTGGTATAAGCATTTTTGATTGTTTCATATTTTATTCCTTAAATTTTTCGTTTCTTATCTAATAAAGGCTCGGAGAATATCATTCCAAGTCACAGCAATCATCAGAACCACCATAAAGACAAGACCCACAAGTGTTAAAATTCCTTCTTTTTCTTGTGAAAGTGGTTTGCCTCGTAAGGCCTCAACAATATTGAGGACGATTTTCCCTCCGTCAAGGACGGGGATTGGGATTAAATTGACGATTCCCAGATTGATTGAGAGCATGGCAAGTAAAGCGATGATGGATAATAGTCCTTCTCGGGCTGCTTGTCCACTTAAATCATAAATAGCGACAGGTCCACCAAGTTTATCAAGGCTTGGCTGTGCTATAAGATTGCCTAAAGCTTTAAATATCAGTGTGGCTGCGTTAGCAGCTTGGGTAAAGCCACCCGTTAGTTTATCTAAAAAGCCCGTTTTAATTGTCTGAGTGATACCAATGCGATATCTTCCGTCAATTTTTTCTGGTTTGAGCTCTAGTGTCTTTGATGCGCCATCCCGTTCAATATCCAGCTTGATTTCACTGCCGTCATTTGCACTAATCCGTTGGACAACTTCTTGCCAGTTGCCCGTTTTTTCGCCATTGACTGCTTGGATTTTATCTTTTGGCTGTAAACCTGCCGAATAAGCAGGGGTACCCGATTGCACTTGTCCGATTTGATTTGTATTAGAAGGTACACCACCTTGCATAAAAGTGATGATGATAAAAGCTATAATCCCTAAAATAAAGTTATTTAAAGGGCCAGCAAAATTTGTTAAAATCTTGCCGAGAACGCTAGCACTTTGATATTGTACATCTCGTGGAGCGATACGAAGTTCCGTTCCATCAGCTTCAATAATTGTTGCGTCATGGTCAACTGAATAACGTTTTATTTCACCAAAAACTTCTCCTTCAATGAAAAGAGCTTCTTCAAAATCGTATTCAGTGACCAGCATGGGGACACTGTTTTCCAAAGTTACCCGTTCAGAAAGATTAATTTTAACCACCTGATTTTCAACAATCATCAAAGATGCCGGGGTCCCTTTTTTTATTTCCGTTGTATCATCGCCCCAGCCCGCCATGCGTACATAACCTCCAAGAGGAAGTATACGAATGCTATAAAATGTGCCATCTTTGGCTTGATGTGCAAAAATTTTGGGCCCCATTCCAATGGAAAACTCGCGAACTAAAATCCCCGCGCGTTTGGCAAAGAACAGATGACCATATTCATGTACAACAACAATAATACCAAAGACAATGATAAATGTTACCAATGTTTGAATCAATAAAGATCCTCCCTTAATCTTCTAGCTTTTCATCAGCTTGTGAGCGAATAACTTTAAAGGTGTATTTATTTCTTATTTTCTTTGAAACAAAACCCTCCTTAACACTCTATTTTACCGAAAGCGTAATAAAATGTGAAGTGAGAGTATTTTATTTCGTATTATTTTACCTCTAGGCTTAGAACAAGCCTAATAAATGCATAATTGGGAAAACAAAGATGAGATTGTCAAAGCGATCAAGTACGCCTCCATGTCCCGGTAAAAGTTTCCCTGAATCTTTTACCCCATAATGACGTTTGATACTTGATTCTACCAAATCACCGATCTGTCCTACAATAGAGAAGACAATAGTGAAGAGAACAAGTTTTACGAAGCCAATTTGAGGCAATTCATTTTTGTAAAAGAGGAACATAAGAGCTGCAACGACTACTGCAGATAAGATACCTCCAATAGAACCTTCTACAGTCTTGTTCGGAGAAACATCAGGAATTAATTTTCGTTTCCCAATTGATTTCCCAACAAAATACGCCCCAATATCTGTAGACCAAACAATAAATAAGGCCAAAAAGACGACAGCTAATCCACTCTCACGGGCCAAGAGTAAGCTTTGGAAGCCAATACCTACATAAAAGGCTGAGAGAAAAGGAAATCCAATATCTTCGAAACTATATGAACCTTTGGAAAAAACCATAGCTGTCAACATGCCAAATAAACAAAGCATGAAGAGAAGGGTACTTCCTTCAACATCCATCCCAAAGAAATATTTTCCAATCGGCAAAGCCAAAAATAGAGCTGCCATGGTTGATAATATTCCTTCAAAAGACATCAATTGTAGTTTGTGCATTTTGAACAATTCATTCATCGCTATAATAACCAACAATGCTATTAAAATTTGAAAATAGGCACCGCCTGCCAACATTAGGCCAATAAAAACGGCTCCTCCGATAATAGCAGTGATTATACGCTTTATCATTTTACTCCTCCATATCTGCGATCACGTTTTTGAAACTCTAAAATAGCAGCATCTAAAGCTGCTTCATCAAAATCTGGCCAAGCTACATCTGTAAAATAAAGCTCACTGTAGGCAGCCTGCCAAGGCAAAAAGTTAGACAAGCGTAATTCCCCTGATGTCCGGACAATCAAATCTGGATCCCGTAAATCTTCAGGTAAAATTGCTGTCTGCAAATGAGCGGAAAATTCTTCTTCTGTAATTTCCGTCAAATCTTTCCCACTTTTTGCCAGCTCTTGAATAGCCAAAAGGATATCCCGACGCCCGCCATAATTCATGGCAAAGTTAAGAATCATTCCTGTGTTATTGGCTGTTTCAGCAGCAGCACGGTCAATTGAATTCAAAGTTGCTTTTGGTAAACCTTCACGCTCACCAATCATCCGAATTTGGATATTTTCTTCATTAAGAATTGGAAGATATTTACTATAAAAATCAATGGGCAAACTCATGATAAACTTGACCTCATCCATAGGACGAGACCAGTTTTCTGTCGAAAAAGCGTAAACAGTCATTACCTTTACACCACGTCTTTGTCCGTGGATAGCTGCTGTCTTTAGGGCATCCATTCCAGCTTTATGACCAAAGATTCTTGGCTTCCCTTGACTTTTAGCCCAACGGCCATTTCCATCCATAATTATTCCAATATGCCGTGGCACTGGAATTTGCTCTTGCGAGTTATTTTTTAAGTTATTAAACATAGCACCTCACAGTTAGTACTCCCATTTTATCATATTTTGGATAAAAACACAGGTAAATTCGATGCATTTTACTCTGAAGTCGCTGTAGCAATGGCTCTCTAAAGAGAAAAAAACCTGTTTTTTTTCAATACAATCTTGGTGTTTTCGAAAAACAAAAAGCCTATCACTCGTGATAGGCTTTTAAACTTATCTTTTACTGCTTATTCTTCGATTGGGTTATCTTCTTTTTTAATTTCTTCAACAACTGTTGTTTCAGAAACTGTTGGTGCTGCAGCAGTGTTGTTTTTTACTGTTTTAACAGCTGCACGGTCAAAAGTCAAAATAACGCCTTCACAATCTAATTCGATAGTTGCATCAGCTTCATTCATACCGCTCAAGACACCGTGTAAACCACCAATAGTTACGATTTCTGCGCCAATAACCATTGAGTTCAATTGTTCTTGACGTTGTTGTTGAGCTTTCTTTTGGCTACGGTTCATGAAGAACATCATCCCACCTACAACAACAACCATAAAGATCAAAGACATAACATTCATTTATTAAATTCTCCTTTAAAACATTGATTATCCACAGACAATAGGACTATTATAGCACATTTTGTAAGGGCTGTCTATAAATACTTGGACGCTTCACGTAAAGACAAATTTGCAAGTTTTTCTTCATTTTCTGAAAGAAAGTGGGCAACCCATTTTGGATGGGTCTTCGAATAATCTCTTAAAGCCCACCCGATAGCCTTATTAATAAAAAATTCCTTTGACCCCAGATTATTTCGAATTACTGAGGACAGGAGTTCCGTATCTGTTGCTTCTTTAAACCCGAGCTGACAATCAATTGCGATGCGACGTATCCAAAAATTTTCATCTACTGACCATTTCAATATATCTGGTGACTTTATCTTCCCGCTAAGCAAGAGATATCCCACCAACTCATCCAAGCTATCCACTGTTTCCCACCAAGATTTAGTCGTTGCCAGCTGATAAATTTTTGGCAAATCTGTAGCTTCTAGATACTTCTTCATTTTTCGGAGATAATCACACGCCAAATATTGAAATTCTCTTTCTTCTTCCGACCATAAGAAATCAACAAGTTGCCAATCGATGACCTTTTCTTGAGCTTTTTCCTTTAAAAAACTTTTTGAGAGTTCGCGACGAACCGGTGTCGGAAGCCCTAAAAATTTAAATTGGTCGCGCAAATACGCTTCTTGCTTCTTTGCCTTTTCTGTATCCGTATGGGCACGAAAGTCTTCTACAATTTTCATTTATGATAGGCACTCCCTCTATTTATCATTTGTGCACGATAAATTTGCTCAATAAGCACAAGACGCATTAATTGATGGGGTAAAGTAAATCGTCCAAAAGAGATTTGTACATCACTGCGTTTATAAACAGCATCGGATAATCCCAAAGATCCCCCAATTACTAAAACCAAGTGGCGTGTGCCATAAATTTCACAGTTCTTCACGAATTCGGCCAGATTCTCACTGGTCATTAGCTTGCCTTGAATGGCAAGAATAGCCAATTTATCCCCATCATCGATTCGAGCCAGTATTTTTTCACCTTCTCGATTTTTCACTGCTTCTTTTTCCTTGTCTGAAGCATTGTCGGGAATTTTTTCATCCGGCAACTCAATAATTTCCACAGGGTTCATCGTGCGCATACGCTTTTGGTATTCGGCTATGCCATCCTTGAGGTACTTTTCTTTCAACTTTCCTACAACAATTAATTTTATCTTCATTCTTCTATTTTATCTTTTTCCCCAGTTGAAAGCAAAATGAAAGCTAGATTTATCAACATTTTTCACAACTTATCCACATTCTTGTGGAAAATCTGTGAATTTTATTCACTTGTTCACAATTATTATTGACTTTTACACAGAAGTGTGGAAAACTTCTTTTTCTATTTCCATTTTAGTGGCTTTTAAGGTATTATATAAATGTGAGTATCCCGCAATTATAAGTATTAT
This window of the Lactococcus garvieae subsp. garvieae genome carries:
- the rseP gene encoding RIP metalloprotease RseP, which gives rise to MIQTLVTFIIVFGIIVVVHEYGHLFFAKRAGILVREFSIGMGPKIFAHQAKDGTFYSIRILPLGGYVRMAGWGDDTTEIKKGTPASLMIVENQVVKINLSERVTLENSVPMLVTEYDFEEALFIEGEVFGEIKRYSVDHDATIIEADGTELRIAPRDVQYQSASVLGKILTNFAGPLNNFILGIIAFIIITFMQGGVPSNTNQIGQVQSGTPAYSAGLQPKDKIQAVNGEKTGNWQEVVQRISANDGSEIKLDIERDGASKTLELKPEKIDGRYRIGITQTIKTGFLDKLTGGFTQAANAATLIFKALGNLIAQPSLDKLGGPVAIYDLSGQAAREGLLSIIALLAMLSINLGIVNLIPIPVLDGGKIVLNIVEALRGKPLSQEKEGILTLVGLVFMVVLMIAVTWNDILRAFIR
- a CDS encoding phosphatidate cytidylyltransferase; its protein translation is MIKRIITAIIGGAVFIGLMLAGGAYFQILIALLVIIAMNELFKMHKLQLMSFEGILSTMAALFLALPIGKYFFGMDVEGSTLLFMLCLFGMLTAMVFSKGSYSFEDIGFPFLSAFYVGIGFQSLLLARESGLAVVFLALFIVWSTDIGAYFVGKSIGKRKLIPDVSPNKTVEGSIGGILSAVVVAALMFLFYKNELPQIGFVKLVLFTIVFSIVGQIGDLVESSIKRHYGVKDSGKLLPGHGGVLDRFDNLIFVFPIMHLLGLF
- a CDS encoding isoprenyl transferase, producing the protein MFNNLKNNSQEQIPVPRHIGIIMDGNGRWAKSQGKPRIFGHKAGMDALKTAAIHGQRRGVKVMTVYAFSTENWSRPMDEVKFIMSLPIDFYSKYLPILNEENIQIRMIGEREGLPKATLNSIDRAAAETANNTGMILNFAMNYGGRRDILLAIQELAKSGKDLTEITEEEFSAHLQTAILPEDLRDPDLIVRTSGELRLSNFLPWQAAYSELYFTDVAWPDFDEAALDAAILEFQKRDRRYGGVK
- the yajC gene encoding preprotein translocase subunit YajC; translated protein: MNVMSLIFMVVVVGGMMFFMNRSQKKAQQQRQEQLNSMVIGAEIVTIGGLHGVLSGMNEADATIELDCEGVILTFDRAAVKTVKNNTAAAPTVSETTVVEEIKKEDNPIEE
- a CDS encoding DNA alkylation repair protein; the encoded protein is MKIVEDFRAHTDTEKAKKQEAYLRDQFKFLGLPTPVRRELSKSFLKEKAQEKVIDWQLVDFLWSEEEREFQYLACDYLRKMKKYLEATDLPKIYQLATTKSWWETVDSLDELVGYLLLSGKIKSPDILKWSVDENFWIRRIAIDCQLGFKEATDTELLSSVIRNNLGSKEFFINKAIGWALRDYSKTHPKWVAHFLSENEEKLANLSLREASKYL
- the rlmH gene encoding 23S rRNA (pseudouridine(1915)-N(3))-methyltransferase RlmH; the encoded protein is MKIKLIVVGKLKEKYLKDGIAEYQKRMRTMNPVEIIELPDEKIPDNASDKEKEAVKNREGEKILARIDDGDKLAILAIQGKLMTSENLAEFVKNCEIYGTRHLVLVIGGSLGLSDAVYKRSDVQISFGRFTLPHQLMRLVLIEQIYRAQMINRGSAYHK